A genomic stretch from Carassius auratus strain Wakin chromosome 37, ASM336829v1, whole genome shotgun sequence includes:
- the LOC113056172 gene encoding male-specific lethal 1 homolog, producing MNMRPECFSKVGLYSDNCDLRPSQTIHPVSVQREIGDPFGDTPDRTRQHPILDKTLGGKAERTSLPLKPGRELAVASEAGSVGTETLSSQTKQMGGEGTPVKSKTPLGQTNAIDNKPEFVSMNSHSNSRDPVGEKSAKGLETMGVSNEHLEGKRTNMRKLASHPHAQATCLKQLLLLQLDLIEQQQQQLQSKDKEIDELKSDRDTLLARIERMERRLQLLSKEPRDKRLFQPLERWVPDTDDFWETQSGDSTQTQASKSSGKVQKRKFNLLDPKNQRSRGKTSKMTPQKLETEGTSPCQRDLRNKETPEKTNVVKSSGQMDPQPEGEEDSKETEDLPYMTTTEMYLCCWQQPPASPLRDESPKKEEDVAIPSWRENIMEPLQEEDAVDIPENLDDGVFLKRHAKLELDEKRRKRWDIQRIREQRILQRLQQRMEKKKTNVQESEPELFSFYPDVDNVEAIMVTPFLPVVAFGRPLPSLPQQNFELPWLDERSRCRIENQKKQTPHRTCRK from the exons ATGAATATGCGACCCGAATGCTTTTCTAAAGTGGGATTGTACTCCGACAACTGTGACTTAAGGCCATCTCAAACAATACACCCAGTTAGTGTCCAAAGAGAGATTGGAGATCCTTTTGGTGACACTCCTGACAGGACCAGACAGCATCCGATCTTGGACAAGACTCTGGGTGGGAAAGCTGAACGGACCTCATTGCCTTTAAAGCCTGGCAGAGAGTTGGCTGTCGCTTCAGAGGCTGGCTCTGTGGGCACAGAAACACTGTCATCTCAAACTAAACAAATGGGGGGTGAAGGCACCCCTGTAAAAAGTAAAACTCCTCTTGGACAGACCAACGCCATTGATAACAAGCCAGAGTTTGTATCCATGAATTCACATAGTAATTCTAGAGACCCCGTGGGTGAGAAAAGTGCAAAAGGGTTAGAGACTATGGGGGTGTCTAATGAACACTTGGAGGGCAAAAGGACGAATATGCGGAAACTCGCCAGTCATCCTCACGCACAAGCCACTTGCCTGAAACAGCTGCTTTTGCTTCAGCTGGACTTGATAGAGCAACAACAGCAACAGCTGCAGTCTAAAGACAAGGAAATAGATGAACTCAAATCAGACAGAGACACG TTGCTTGCCCGTATTGAGCGGATGGAGCGCCGTTTGCAGTTGTTAAGTAAGGAACCTCGTGACAAGAGGCTCTTCCAGCCACTAGAAAGATGGGTTCCTGACACAGATGACTTTTGGGAAACACAATCAGGTGACAGCACTCAAACTCAGGCATCTAAGTCAAGTGGCAAAGTGCAAAAGAG GAAGTTCAACTTGTTAGATCCAAAGAATCAGAGGTCAAGGGGTAAGACCTCCAAAATGACCCCCCAAAAATTAGAGACGGAAGGGACATCACCATGTCAGCGTGACCTACGAAACAAGGAGACCCCAGAGAAGACAAATGTCGTGAAATCATCCGGGCAGATGGACCCGCAGCCAGAGGGAGAAGAAGACAGCAAAGAAACGGAAGATCTTCCGTACATGACAACAACTGAGATGTACCTTTGCTGCTGGCAGCAACCTCCGGCCTCTCCATTACGGGATGAGTCTCCAAAGAAGGAAGAGGATGTTGCAA TCCCATCATGGAGGGAAAACATCATGGAACCCCTTCAGGAGGAAGATGCTGTTGACATTCCTGAA AATCTTgatgacggtgtttttctgaagcgGCACGCAAAGTTAGAACTGGATGAGAAGAGACGAAAAAG ATGGGACATTCAGAGAATACGTGAACAGCGTATACTTCAAAGACTGCAGCAGCGCATGGAGAAGAAAAAGACAAATGTTCAGGAGAGCGAGCCAGAATTGTTCTCGTTTTATCCTGATGTGGACAATG TGGAGGCCATCATGGTAACACCCTTTCTGCCAGTAGTGGCATTTGGTCGGCCTTTGCCCAGTTTGCCTCAACA AAATTTTGAGCTGCCCTGGCTTGATGAAAGAAGTCGATGTCGCATTGAAAaccagaagaaacaaactccccACAGGACATGTCGGAAATGA
- the LOC113056173 gene encoding charged multivesicular body protein 2a, with product MEFLFGKRKTPEEMLRQNQRALNRAMRDLDRERQRLEQQEKKIIADIKKMAKQGQMDAVKIMAKDLVRTRRYVKKFIMMKANIQAVSLKIQTLKSNNSMAQAMKGVTKAMATMNRQLKLPQIQKIMMEFERQSEIMDMKEEMMNDAIDDAMGDEDDEEESDAVVSQVLDELGLNLSDELSNLPSTGGNLSVATGKKAEPQATLADADADLEERLNNLRRD from the exons ATGGAGTTCCTTTTTGGAAAAAGAAAGACTCCAGAGGAGATGCTCAGACAGAATCAGAGAGCACTTAATAGAGCAATGAGAGATCTAGACAGAGAACGCCAGAGACTGGaacaacaggaaaagaaaataatTGCGGACATTAAGAAAATGGCCAAACAAGGACAGATG GATGCTGTGAAGATCATGGCCAAGGACTTGGTGCGCACAAGACGATACGTCAAGAAATTCATCATGATGAAAGCCAATATTCAAGCTGTCAGCCTTAAAATCCAAACCCTCAAATCAAACAACAGCATGGCGCAAGCTATGAAAGGAGTCACCAAAGCTATGGCCACCATGAATAGACAG TTGAAGTTGCCACAGATTCAGAAGATCATGATGGAGTTTGAGCGCCAAAGTGAAATCATGGACATGAAGGAGGAGATGATGAATGATGCAATTGATGATGCAATGggggatgaagatgatgaagaggagag TGATGCTGTGGTTTCTCAAGTTCTGGATGAGCTGGGTTTGAATCTTTCTGATGaactttcaa ACCTGCCTTCTACTGGAGGAAATCTCTCGGTTGCGACTGGGAAGAAGGCTGAACCACAGGCTACGCTGGCAGATGCTGATGCTGACTTGGAGGAGAGGCTGAACAACCTCAGGAGAGACTGA